A segment of the Cohnella algarum genome:
GACCAGCTACAAAACAGAACTCGTTCTGCCGACGCGGGTGCTCAGCGACGCGCTCGACCGGGCCTATTTGCTGTCGCGGGAGGAAAAAACGAACATCGTTCGCCTGTCGACGACGGAAAACGGCGGCGTCGAAATTTCGTCCAGCTCCTCCGAGCTCGGACGGATGCAGGAGCAGCTGGAAACGACCGAATTGACCGGGGATCCGGTGCGCATCGCGTTCAACTCGAAATATATGCTCGACGTGCTCAAAGTAACGGACAGCGAGCAGCTTTTTATCGGCTTTACGGGATCGATGAGCCCGATCATCATCAAACCGCGGGAACACGATAACGCCTTGCATCTTATTCTTCCGTACCGGACCACGAATTGAGGCGGCGAACATGAAAGAAATTTCGATTCGGACCGAATACATTACGCTCGGACAGCTGCTGAAGCTGGGCGATTGCGTCGGAACGGGCGGAGAAGTCAAATGGTTCGTCAAGGAGACGCCCATCCGGGTCAACGGAGAAGCGGAAAACCGCAGGGGACGCAAGCTCGTTCCGGGCGATAAAGTCGAGGTGGAAGGCTTCGGCACGTTCGTCGTGAGGTCCATTTGAGTTGAGGCGGAATCGCGCGGGTTGCGTCGTCTCCCGGATTCCGAGGAAAGGAAACAAGGCATGCAATTGAATCGGCTCACTTTGCAGGGCTACCGGAATTACGAGCGGCTTTCGCTGAATACGAGCGCGGGCGTGAACATTTTAGTGGGGCCGAACGCCCAAGGGAAAACGAATTTGCTCGAAGCGATCCACGTGCTGGCGCTGACCAAATCCCACCGCACGTCCAAGGACAAGGAACTGATCGGCTGGAACCAGCCGTTCGCGCGCATCCGCGCGGAGCTGACCCGCAAATACGGGGACATCTCGATGGAACTGCAGCTGTCCCCGCAAGGAAAGCGAGCGAAAGTGAACGAGCTCGAGCAGCGCAAGCTGAGCGGGTTCGTCGGCACGATCAACGTCGTGCTGTTCGCGCCGGAGGATCTCGATATCGTCAAGGGAGCGCCGGGAGTGCGCCGCCGATTCATGGACATGGAAATCGGCCAGGTGCATCCCGGCTATTTGTACGATCTGCAGCAATATCAGAAGATCATGCAGCAGCGGAACAACTACCTGAAATCGACCGATCTCGCCCGCGCTTCGCAAGCGATGCTCGACGTCTGGAACGAGCAGCTCGCGGCCTCAGGTGTTAAAATGATGCAAAAAAGGAAAACCTTTATTCATAAGCTTCAAGGATGGGCCGAGAAGATCCATCGCGGAATTACGGGCGGAGGCGAACTCCTGACGGTGGAATACCGGCCGTCGTTCGGGGGCTCGGAAGACGGCGCTTCGCAAGATGAAGCTTACTTATTCGAGCAATTTATGTTAAAGTTAACACAAGGCAAAGAACAGGAATTCCGCCGCGGCATGACGCTTGCAGGACCTCATCGGGACGACCTGGCTTTTTTCATTAACGGCAAGGACGTTCAATCGTTCGGGTCGCAAGGGCAGCAGCGGACGGCGGCCTTGTCGCTCAAGCTGGCCGAACTGGAGCTGATGCGGGAGGAGATCGGGGAATATCCGCTCCTCCTGCTCGACGACGTTCTGTCGGAATTGGACCAACAGCGGCAAACTCACCTGATCGAGACGTTTCAGAGCCGGGTGCAAACGTTCATTACGACGACCGGCCTGGAAAGCGTGAATATGAACCGGCTCCATGACGCGGCCGTCTACGAAGTCCGCAACGGGGAGATCGTGAGCTGAAACGAACTTTGCAACGGGAGGCGCGGCATGTACATCCATCTCGGCGGAGAGAAGATTATCCGTACGTCGCAGCTTGTGGCCATTTTCGATATTTCCATCGAGCAGTCTTCCAAGTTGTCTAGGCAATTCGTAACGAACGCCCGCAAAAACCGCGAGGTGGAGACGATCGGGGAAGAAGAGCCGAAATCGATCGTCGTTACGGAAGAGAAAGTCTATTATTCGCCTATTTCATCGTCAACGTTGAAAAAAAGGGCTCATCTATTACTCGATTTATAGCGGGGAGACTGCGGCGCATAGGCGCCGTTTCGCCTGTCGGTGCCATAATCGCGTTTACGAAAGAAGGCGGTGGAGGGTTTGTCCGTGAATACGCAACAGAATACGTATGACGAAAGTCAGATTCAGGTCTTGGAAGGTTTGGAAGCCGTCCGCAAGCGTCCGGGCATGTACATCGGCTCGACGAGCGGCAAAGGGCTGCACCATCTCGTGTGGGAAGTCGTCGACAACAGCATCGACGAGGCGCTCGCCGGCTATTGCAGCCGGATCGATATCATCGTACACGAAGACAACAGCATCACGGTTATCGATAACGGCCGGGGCATTCCGGTAGGCGAACATCCGAAACTGAAAAAGTCGACGCTCGAAGTCGTCATGACCGTTTTGCATGCCGGCGGGAAATTCGGCGGCGAAGGGTACAAAGTATCCGGCGGCTTGCACGGCGTCGGGGTTTCGGTCGTCAACGCCTTGTCCGAGCATGTGACCGTTCAAGTCAAACGCGACGGCCACGTCTACAAGCAGGAATATCGCCGCGGGGCGCCGCAATACGACGTGGTCATCGCGGGCGATACCGACGAGACCGGGACGCAAACCCGTTTCAAACCGGATCCGGAAATTTTCACGGAAACGACCGAATACGACTACGATACGTTGGTTGGACGGATTCGCGAACTGGCGTTCCTGAACAAGGGAATCGAGCTCAACATCAAGGACGAAAGAACGGGCAAAAGCGATACCTTCAAGTACGACGGAGGCATCAAGGAGTTCGTCCTCTATTTGAACCGGACCCGGGAAGCGCTGCACGAGCAGCCGATTTACGTCGAAGGCAGCAAGGATTACATCCAATGCGAAATCGCGATGCAGTACAACGACGGATACACGGAAAATATTTATTCGTTCGCGAATAACATCAATACGCACGAGGGCGGGACGCACGAATCCGGCTTCAAGAGCGCTCTTACCCGCATTATCAACGACTATGCGCGCAAATCGGGCATGGTCAAGGAGAGCGAAGGGAACTTGACCGGCGACGACGTGCGGGAGGGACTCACCGCGATCATCTCCGTCAAAATTCCGGACCCGCAGTTCGAAGGCCAAACGAAGACAAAGCTTGGCAACAGCGAAGTGCGCGGCATCGTGGAATCGCTGTTCGCGGACAAGCTGCTGGAGTTCATGAACGAAAATCCGTCGATCGCGCGGAAAGTCGTCGAAAAATCGCTCCAGGCGTCGCGCGCCCGCGAGGCCGCGCGCAAGGCGCGCGAGCTGACCCGGCGCAAAAGCGCGCTCGAGGTCAGCAGCCTGCCCGGCAAGCTGGCGGATTGTTCGTCCAAGGACGCGTCGATCAGCGAGCTGTATATCGTCGAAGGCGACTCCGCGGGCGGCTCGGCCAAATCCGGCCGGGATCGGAATTTCCAGGCGATCCTGCCGCTGCGGGGCAAAATTTTGAACGTCGAAAAGGCGCGGCTGGACCGCATTCTTTCCAACATGGAAATTCGCGCGATCATTACGGCGCTCGGAACGGGCATCGCCGAAGACTTCGACATTGCGAAGGCGCGGTATCACAAGATCATCATCATGACCGACGCCGACGTCGACGGAGCGCACATCCGCACGCTATTGCTGACCTTCTTCTACCGCTACATGCGGGAGCTGATCGAGGCGGGCTATGTCTATATCGCGCAGCCGCCGCTGTTCAAGATCGAGCGGAACAAAGTCGTTCGCTACGCGCAAAACGAAGCCGAGCGCGACCGGATTATCGCCGAGTTCGGCGAAGGCGCCAAGGTGAACGTCCAACGGTACAAAGGTCTCGGCGAAATGAACGCGGATCAGCTGTGGGACACGACGATGGACCCCGAAACCCGAACGATGCTGCAAGTCCGCATCGAGGAAGCGATGAAGGCCGACGAGCTGTTCGACATGCTGATGGGCGACAACGTCGAGCCGCGCCGGGAATTCATCCAGCAGTACGGCAATCTGGTGAAAGATCTCGATATTTAATCCGCCGCGATTTCAGGGTTGTTCACCCGCCATTGCACCGTACCCGAGCAGGCCGTTTTAAGCTCGGCGTTGCGGCAACGGCGGGTGTTTGATTTCAACTGCCGCTGCGGTTGCGCCGAAAGCGCCCGTAAGCGTTGGCATAGCGATAAATGCGGCGGAAAATCGCCGAATTCGGCAGCTTCCGGAAAATATACGGATCAGGCAAGGTGTTGACCTCGAGAATCCACGGTTTCAGATTCCGGTCGACGGCGATATCGATGCCGATTTCCTTGATTCCGGGAAAGCTGCGTTCGAGCGTGACGGCGATTTTTTTGCCCAGCCCTTTCAGTTTGTCCTGAAAAGCGTTTAATTTTTCGCCGCTGCCAAGATAGCCGCCCATCAGCTTTTCGAACGGGTAAAGC
Coding sequences within it:
- the recF gene encoding DNA replication/repair protein RecF (All proteins in this family for which functions are known are DNA-binding proteins that assist the filamentation of RecA onto DNA for the initiation of recombination or recombinational repair.), producing MQLNRLTLQGYRNYERLSLNTSAGVNILVGPNAQGKTNLLEAIHVLALTKSHRTSKDKELIGWNQPFARIRAELTRKYGDISMELQLSPQGKRAKVNELEQRKLSGFVGTINVVLFAPEDLDIVKGAPGVRRRFMDMEIGQVHPGYLYDLQQYQKIMQQRNNYLKSTDLARASQAMLDVWNEQLAASGVKMMQKRKTFIHKLQGWAEKIHRGITGGGELLTVEYRPSFGGSEDGASQDEAYLFEQFMLKLTQGKEQEFRRGMTLAGPHRDDLAFFINGKDVQSFGSQGQQRTAALSLKLAELELMREEIGEYPLLLLDDVLSELDQQRQTHLIETFQSRVQTFITTTGLESVNMNRLHDAAVYEVRNGEIVS
- the gyrB gene encoding DNA topoisomerase (ATP-hydrolyzing) subunit B; its protein translation is MNTQQNTYDESQIQVLEGLEAVRKRPGMYIGSTSGKGLHHLVWEVVDNSIDEALAGYCSRIDIIVHEDNSITVIDNGRGIPVGEHPKLKKSTLEVVMTVLHAGGKFGGEGYKVSGGLHGVGVSVVNALSEHVTVQVKRDGHVYKQEYRRGAPQYDVVIAGDTDETGTQTRFKPDPEIFTETTEYDYDTLVGRIRELAFLNKGIELNIKDERTGKSDTFKYDGGIKEFVLYLNRTREALHEQPIYVEGSKDYIQCEIAMQYNDGYTENIYSFANNINTHEGGTHESGFKSALTRIINDYARKSGMVKESEGNLTGDDVREGLTAIISVKIPDPQFEGQTKTKLGNSEVRGIVESLFADKLLEFMNENPSIARKVVEKSLQASRAREAARKARELTRRKSALEVSSLPGKLADCSSKDASISELYIVEGDSAGGSAKSGRDRNFQAILPLRGKILNVEKARLDRILSNMEIRAIITALGTGIAEDFDIAKARYHKIIIMTDADVDGAHIRTLLLTFFYRYMRELIEAGYVYIAQPPLFKIERNKVVRYAQNEAERDRIIAEFGEGAKVNVQRYKGLGEMNADQLWDTTMDPETRTMLQVRIEEAMKADELFDMLMGDNVEPRREFIQQYGNLVKDLDI
- the yaaA gene encoding S4 domain-containing protein YaaA, with the protein product MKEISIRTEYITLGQLLKLGDCVGTGGEVKWFVKETPIRVNGEAENRRGRKLVPGDKVEVEGFGTFVVRSI
- the remB gene encoding extracellular matrix regulator RemB, translated to MYIHLGGEKIIRTSQLVAIFDISIEQSSKLSRQFVTNARKNREVETIGEEEPKSIVVTEEKVYYSPISSSTLKKRAHLLLDL